The sequence CCGCGCTTTGCAAAGAGTCGGCCTCGGCAACCGCCTCCACAACCGCCCCAACCAAATCTCCGGCGGTCAGCAGCAAAGAGTCGCGATCGCCCGCGCCATCGTCAACCGCCCTAAACTCCTGCTTGCCGATGAACCCACCGGCGCCCTCGACTCCCAAACCAGCCAAAGCGTGATGGCCATCTTCGCCGACCTTAACCGCGACGGCATGACGGTCATTATGGTCACCCACGATCGCGAAGTGGCCGAGCAGTGCGATCGCACCATCACCTTCCGCGATGGCCAGATCATGGCCGACTCCCACTCCCTAGCCCCCTCAAATAGCTCCATCAGAGATAGCAACCAACTCATTCGCAAAACAGAGGTTTGAACCGATGATCAGCCTATTCTTTCCATTAAATGTAGCGGCTCGCAAACGATAGCCTCATACTCGCAAACGGCTTGATTTTGATCTGAGATTAAATGCCAATAGTTGGGCCGTTATGCCTACAATAAATGGCAATGAGCTCAAATTATTTGCAAGCCCCTCACAAACGGTATGTTTGGCTCAGATTAAATAGAAATGGCTCGAAGCCTTTTATGGAGTGCGATTTGGCCACTAAATCTTTGGATGGCTAGCTGCGCGCGCAGGCAACTGCTCAACCCGCAGGTCTTCAACAGGCTAGCCGATTGAGCACTCAATTTGATCGATAATCACCTCAGCTACCTCCCTGCATTGTCGTTCTGCCCATTCAAGGTCGATATTTCAGAAAACCGGTTGATCGCAGGAGGTATAACGATCGCGCTTGCCGGACGTAAACAACCCCGGCGACTCTGCTGATCCTATTAGTGCGTTCCGGTGCGGCAGGTTTGTTAGCTAGAAATTACAAAATGCTAATCGCTATCTAACGATTGCAGTTCAATACTTAAATCTCCTCTAATAAAGTCAGTACGGTTTCGTTGCAGTGATCGAAGCCCAATTAGCTCAAAGATCATGAAACCGAAAACGGCTACTGCCCCTGAAATAACAAAAGCGACACCTACCCAAGAGAGCACATTTCCAAACCAAGCCAGCAACAGCATACTGCCAGTTATCCAAATAACTTCAATTCCAATCACTAACCAAACCGCAATAGATGTAATTTGTTTTGTATAACCAACAACGCAAACATACAGTCCAATTCCTAGAACACACAAGCCCAAAGCTCTGAGCGCCTCTTCAGGCGAATAACCAAGCAAAGATACAGTAGTATTCATAAATACGGTAGAGAGTGATCTTGCTGCAATCGTCAATACTGCTCCATAGATGAAGCAAACAACACTGTCAACGAGAAGAGTTGTTCTGAGCGACGGCATAAGCGAACTCCTTTCCAGTTTCTAAGCTGTCGGGATTGTTACTAATTCACTGTCTATCAAAAATTATAGCTTGTAGCTGTTTTTTGCCTTGACAAGTGATTCTAAAGCCATGTTTCACATAGCTATCGAAGCTATCTAACAACTGAGTTGAGCGGCACCAGATAGTCTCGGCTGCACGATCAAAATCTCTCGATCGCCCGCTTTATCAATTGGCTAGCTGGATACCACCACCAATAAATCTCAACGACTCGAACGTTCGCCATTACGAAAGTCAAAGAAATCTTAGGCCTTCAAACCATCGCGGTAACACTGCCACTAACAATCTGCCAACCGCTTTTGCCGCTACGCCAAACTCTCATGTAGCGGTAATCACCTGAGAAAGCATTTCCTAAATACGTGCCGCTCAAGAAAATGTGAGCCGACGCAAGAGCAAAGTGTTCGCTCAAAACTCTTATTTCTAGCTCTTTAGGCACAAACTCGTGAAACTGAGTGCCACCAGTACGGTGCAAGTCCAAATCCATCGCTTTAGTTGCCAGTTCACCAGTTGGCCCAGCGAAAAGCAGGTCATTAGCAATGAGCGCATCTAATTCAGATACGTCGGAGGCTGACATTGCGGTGTAAAGTCGCGCCTCACACTCACGAATTTGGGTTTCAATTTCTGGATCCATAATAGTTAGCGCAAAAAAGGCACCGCTCGGCTTTCTGACATTTGCTGACTCAAAGATTACCTTTGGCCGCGCACAACTTGCTCTTCTGGTGGCGCACCTAGGAAGACGACGCGTACCTGTTGCGGCTGAAAAATCCCAGGGACGCTAACTTGCGCCGTCGCTTGCGGGATGGCAACACAGCGGGTAAGGGCGGATTGAGGATTGTTGGCATTCAGTGCAGTTACATAGATGGTGGCGCGGCGTCCGTGCACCTCGCTGTACGACAAAACGGGCAGCAGTGAGTCGAGACAGCCATTCAGGGTGAACTGAAGCGAAACCCGCGTTTCTGACCCCGTGACGTTATCGGCAACGGGAATGCGGACAGCTTGGATTTCGGTAATTCGACCTCCAATCGCCGTCAAGCT is a genomic window of Nodosilinea sp. FACHB-141 containing:
- a CDS encoding nuclear transport factor 2 family protein; its protein translation is MDPEIETQIRECEARLYTAMSASDVSELDALIANDLLFAGPTGELATKAMDLDLHRTGGTQFHEFVPKELEIRVLSEHFALASAHIFLSGTYLGNAFSGDYRYMRVWRSGKSGWQIVSGSVTAMV